The following coding sequences lie in one Silvanigrella aquatica genomic window:
- a CDS encoding 1-acyl-sn-glycerol-3-phosphate acyltransferase — protein sequence MYKIMGIHFTRWAWLYAPLSWFMRVRVYPKSLTQESFFNNFSNKSVVYVLPRMSVMDTLVLNKTLKSFNQKKITTEAKPKRFRYAALMAIKSGTLHFSNLHKDRFLNDFIRLISNDPRAKSEKLVFVPVSIFWSRAPERNEKGFLLRSLFPDDGTGNALQKLFMLILHRGEVNISFGKTFYSPQIEFGLQGKYETETIENSDNNDQDFENARRMRRQFHIEFAKERAAAFGPTLYDKEKICQWILSTPGTKKFIAASENPIKTEEQIVKYIREIGANYNYVTIRALEKAFDFIWTKIFEGVRVRNFEHIERLAKDGQIIWMPSHRSHFDYLLLSYVLFKKGLVVPHIAAGINLNFWPIGSILRRGGAFFIRRSFSGNRIYAHTFSEYVNFLLQNSFPVEFFQEGGRSRIGKLLSPKIGMLNICVQSIIKRKAENTYIVPVYFGYDKVMEDDSYAKELRGAKKQKENALQFLNGIRKVFSNFGCVDVSFGDPIKIGDIWQEYHEKLAKELPQDISFDELLPKNLKNVPDEIDTRDPQIQGFVKHIAKRVNQKINCAAIASGTSILATSLLSQRSETLEYEELQYQSLLLNYLINAFSELTKWKISSSHNTEHISEYLNAYFNEFDEQQNISITSEKMLVMHTNLPGIHSLTEQIFSMGEKWQLMSKSTDDKEKIIYTKNHDKEFNLWWYRGTIFHVVAPFGIISHILLNSNNNDVTVQKIENTISAVRRIWQDELFWDSKTSSVSIADACLHIFQKLNFITLTSKEGNKIKINISNNKKIKQALEFLAYSIQPEIELYGIQMATALELIKSKGMFSKDELIQKSITAHSAAFLRTTATQPPMFSKVFSQRAFESLNKAGVFAIRENQKISLNATALAGISSFLNVNIWRKFVS from the coding sequence ATGTACAAAATAATGGGAATCCATTTTACACGTTGGGCATGGCTATATGCACCACTTTCCTGGTTTATGCGGGTAAGAGTTTATCCAAAATCATTAACTCAAGAAAGTTTTTTTAATAATTTTTCAAATAAATCTGTTGTCTATGTACTTCCGCGAATGTCTGTTATGGATACGCTTGTTTTAAATAAAACACTAAAAAGTTTTAATCAAAAAAAAATAACCACAGAAGCAAAACCCAAAAGGTTTCGATATGCAGCCCTAATGGCAATCAAATCAGGAACATTACACTTTTCAAACTTACATAAAGATCGCTTTTTAAATGACTTTATCCGGCTCATTAGCAATGATCCCAGAGCAAAAAGCGAAAAATTAGTTTTTGTTCCTGTGAGTATTTTTTGGAGTCGTGCTCCCGAGCGCAATGAAAAAGGATTTTTATTAAGATCACTCTTTCCTGACGATGGCACAGGCAATGCTTTGCAAAAACTTTTTATGCTCATTTTGCATCGAGGCGAAGTGAATATTTCATTTGGAAAAACTTTTTATTCACCTCAAATTGAGTTTGGTTTACAAGGAAAATATGAAACCGAAACTATAGAAAATAGCGATAATAACGATCAAGATTTTGAAAATGCCCGTCGTATGCGCCGCCAATTTCACATTGAATTTGCGAAAGAACGCGCCGCTGCCTTTGGCCCCACTCTTTACGATAAGGAAAAAATATGCCAATGGATTCTTTCCACTCCCGGTACTAAAAAATTCATTGCTGCTTCCGAAAATCCAATTAAAACAGAGGAACAAATTGTTAAATATATAAGAGAGATTGGTGCAAATTATAATTACGTAACAATTCGAGCATTAGAAAAAGCTTTTGATTTTATTTGGACTAAAATATTTGAAGGAGTCAGGGTTCGCAATTTTGAACATATTGAGCGTCTTGCAAAAGATGGTCAAATTATTTGGATGCCAAGCCATCGCAGTCATTTTGACTATTTGTTACTTTCCTATGTTTTATTTAAAAAAGGTTTGGTTGTACCTCATATTGCGGCAGGAATTAATTTAAATTTTTGGCCTATTGGTTCTATTTTACGCCGGGGAGGAGCTTTTTTTATTAGAAGAAGCTTTTCTGGGAACAGAATATATGCGCATACGTTTTCTGAATATGTAAATTTTCTTTTACAAAATAGTTTTCCCGTTGAATTTTTTCAAGAAGGCGGAAGAAGCCGCATTGGCAAATTATTATCTCCTAAAATTGGAATGCTAAATATTTGTGTGCAAAGTATTATTAAACGTAAAGCAGAAAATACTTATATTGTTCCTGTTTACTTTGGATATGACAAAGTTATGGAAGATGATTCCTATGCCAAGGAACTTAGAGGCGCTAAAAAACAAAAAGAAAATGCATTGCAATTTTTAAATGGAATTCGTAAAGTTTTTAGCAATTTTGGATGCGTTGATGTTTCGTTTGGAGATCCGATTAAAATAGGAGATATTTGGCAAGAATATCATGAGAAATTAGCAAAAGAACTACCGCAAGATATTTCTTTTGACGAATTACTTCCAAAGAATTTAAAAAATGTTCCTGATGAAATAGATACCCGCGATCCACAAATTCAAGGATTTGTAAAACACATTGCTAAAAGAGTAAATCAAAAAATCAATTGTGCTGCCATTGCATCGGGGACTTCTATTCTTGCGACAAGCCTATTATCTCAGCGAAGTGAAACTTTAGAATATGAAGAACTCCAATATCAATCCTTATTATTAAATTATTTAATTAATGCCTTTTCAGAATTAACAAAGTGGAAAATCTCATCAAGTCATAATACGGAGCATATAAGTGAATACTTAAATGCATATTTTAATGAATTTGATGAACAACAAAATATAAGTATCACTTCAGAAAAAATGCTCGTTATGCATACTAACCTGCCAGGAATTCACTCACTCACAGAGCAAATTTTTTCAATGGGTGAAAAATGGCAGTTGATGTCAAAGAGCACCGATGATAAAGAAAAAATAATTTATACTAAAAATCACGATAAAGAATTCAACTTATGGTGGTATCGCGGAACCATTTTTCATGTCGTAGCACCCTTTGGCATTATCAGTCATATTTTACTTAATTCAAATAATAATGATGTCACCGTTCAAAAAATTGAAAATACGATATCTGCGGTGCGCCGCATTTGGCAAGATGAATTATTTTGGGACAGCAAAACTTCCAGTGTCAGCATTGCCGATGCCTGTTTGCATATTTTTCAAAAGCTTAATTTTATCACATTAACCTCAAAAGAAGGTAACAAAATAAAAATTAATATTTCAAACAATAAAAAAATAAAACAGGCTCTCGAGTTTCTAGCCTATTCCATACAACCAGAAATTGAACTCTATGGTATTCAAATGGCCACAGCTCTTGAACTTATCAAATCTAAGGGAATGTTTTCAAAAGATGAATTAATACAAAAATCTATTACAGCACATTCTGCCGCATTCTTAAGAACCACAGCCACACAGCCTCCGATGTTTTCAAAAGTCTTTTCTCAAAGAGCTTTTGAATCCTTAAATAAAGCAGGCGTATTTGCTATTCGAGAAAACCAAAAAATTTCACTTAATGCCACAGCACTGGCGGGTATTTCTTCATTCCTCAATGTCAATATCTGGCGTAAATTTGTTTCCTAA
- a CDS encoding histidine kinase dimerization/phosphoacceptor domain -containing protein yields the protein MLTSQTSISNNCEKQEVHVVNSIQPAGIFVAINKNNFKISHVSANCNFVFYKDPQDIINTSLENYFSERSIQKIIYYNDLLRNNSFPTRSITVLEIYNLNKNFEQMYFLIYGTDNEICIECEIGSQFIDAKYKNEELLIEGMIEEITYYNGHRNALASLVCKYIKNLTHFERVYFCEFLEDGHGYVPADFSESPLESLQDHHFPATDVPMVVRSLYVKNRYRMICKASYEAVPIVGLKGKMNLERSLFRNIGSTHLQYLKNMGIQASASFSVIEENKLKGLIGCHAVQGRVIPLFLLPKIQTIVEIFATKLMTYKLNETIVVSQNFILPLIDFANLYSEIDCDLSKLEYEKLCRLKKIFNADFIFYRSNNKLQSNTEIPIELVQYLTSFIDKNISDQEFYVSNRLFDSDPKFDEWKHFASGIILISLEKNHSSFIALLRKEKIQTRTWSGNPESTQVQSDGTLSPRNSFNTWYHQINRMCEPWSHEEISLAQEFRKKLLDIRSGFLTKYSENMAILSEKNKENETLLSEVHHRVKNNLAILCSFFDWKIRESHNQEVINEMREMKSRVTAISTLHEVLYQGGSFGTVNLARYLRSIFSAVYSIVKLQNSETIDFRLNVPGNIIISINDALPIGLITHEFITNSIKHAFLGVKEPILSFEWKYENENTFFILKDNGKGCEDIAIKKGSSLGLELIKLLIGQLDGTMNWEGKNGVELKIQFNKGFS from the coding sequence ATGCTAACCTCTCAAACTTCTATTTCAAATAATTGTGAAAAGCAAGAGGTTCATGTTGTCAACTCAATCCAACCTGCTGGTATCTTTGTCGCTATAAACAAAAATAATTTCAAAATAAGCCATGTTTCTGCCAATTGTAATTTCGTATTTTATAAAGATCCTCAGGATATTATAAATACTTCATTGGAAAATTACTTTTCCGAGCGTTCGATTCAAAAAATTATCTATTACAATGACTTATTAAGAAATAATTCATTCCCAACACGTTCTATAACTGTACTTGAGATTTATAATTTAAATAAAAATTTTGAACAAATGTATTTTCTTATTTATGGAACAGATAATGAAATTTGTATTGAATGTGAAATTGGGAGCCAATTCATTGATGCAAAATATAAAAATGAAGAATTATTAATTGAAGGAATGATAGAGGAAATAACTTATTATAATGGTCATCGCAATGCCCTGGCATCATTAGTTTGTAAGTATATAAAAAATCTCACTCATTTTGAAAGAGTTTATTTTTGTGAATTTCTTGAAGATGGCCATGGATACGTCCCAGCAGATTTTTCAGAAAGTCCTCTTGAAAGTCTCCAAGATCATCATTTTCCTGCAACAGATGTACCTATGGTTGTGAGAAGTCTCTATGTAAAAAATCGCTATCGTATGATATGCAAAGCTTCTTATGAAGCTGTTCCTATTGTGGGATTAAAAGGAAAAATGAATTTAGAGCGCTCACTTTTTCGCAATATAGGTTCTACTCATCTTCAGTATTTAAAAAATATGGGGATTCAAGCTTCTGCTTCTTTTTCGGTCATTGAAGAAAATAAATTAAAAGGGCTCATTGGATGTCATGCTGTTCAAGGACGTGTTATTCCCTTATTTCTTCTTCCTAAAATTCAAACAATAGTGGAAATTTTTGCGACAAAGCTTATGACTTATAAATTAAATGAAACTATCGTTGTAAGTCAGAATTTTATTCTACCACTTATTGATTTTGCAAATTTATATTCTGAAATTGACTGTGATCTTTCTAAATTAGAATATGAAAAGTTATGTAGATTAAAAAAAATTTTTAATGCTGATTTTATTTTTTATCGTTCAAATAATAAATTACAAAGTAATACTGAAATACCTATTGAATTAGTTCAGTATTTAACGAGTTTTATTGATAAGAATATTTCAGATCAGGAATTCTATGTAAGTAATAGACTCTTCGATTCAGATCCAAAATTTGATGAATGGAAGCATTTTGCATCAGGCATAATTCTTATATCTTTAGAAAAGAATCATTCATCATTTATTGCTTTATTAAGAAAAGAAAAAATTCAGACGCGAACATGGAGTGGAAATCCAGAATCAACTCAAGTGCAGAGTGATGGCACTCTCAGTCCACGAAATTCATTTAATACCTGGTACCATCAAATTAATAGAATGTGTGAACCTTGGTCGCATGAAGAAATATCCTTAGCCCAAGAATTTAGAAAAAAGCTATTGGACATTCGTTCTGGATTTTTAACTAAATACTCCGAAAATATGGCAATATTATCTGAAAAAAACAAAGAAAATGAAACTCTCTTAAGTGAAGTGCATCATAGGGTAAAAAATAATCTTGCTATTTTATGTTCCTTTTTTGATTGGAAAATTCGTGAATCACATAATCAAGAAGTGATTAATGAAATGCGCGAAATGAAAAGTAGAGTTACTGCTATTTCAACTCTTCATGAAGTTTTATACCAGGGCGGTAGTTTTGGTACGGTTAATTTAGCAAGGTATTTACGTTCCATTTTTAGTGCTGTTTATTCTATTGTAAAATTGCAAAATTCAGAAACTATTGACTTTAGATTGAATGTTCCTGGGAATATTATAATTTCTATAAATGATGCTTTGCCTATAGGGCTTATTACTCATGAATTTATTACAAATTCAATTAAGCATGCTTTTTTAGGTGTAAAAGAACCTATATTGTCTTTCGAATGGAAGTATGAAAATGAAAATACATTTTTTATTTTAAAAGATAATGGCAAAGGATGTGAGGATATTGCAATCAAAAAAGGCTCATCCTTGGGTTTAGAACTTATTAAATTACTTATTGGACAGTTAGATGGGACAATGAATTGGGAAGGAAAAAATGGTGTTGAATTAAAAATTCAATTTAATAAAGGATTTTCATGA
- a CDS encoding ABC transporter ATP-binding protein, whose translation MLLVENLSVNYGAIQALKGIHVEVFEGEIVSLVGSNGAGKTTFLRTLSGLIKPNTGQIHFLKKNITQLPTHEIVSLGVSQSPEGRMVFPDMTIKENLIMGCYCFNYSKAEIQNNIDRMVTWFPRLGERMSQKAILLSGGEQQMLAIARALMAKPKLLLLDEPSLGIAPIVVQQIFKIIVELNREGVTILLAEQNARLALKISHRAYVLELGALLKQGKASSLLHDKDVQRAYLGG comes from the coding sequence ATGCTTCTCGTTGAAAACCTCTCTGTCAATTATGGTGCTATCCAAGCTTTAAAAGGAATTCACGTTGAAGTTTTTGAAGGAGAGATTGTTTCTTTAGTGGGAAGTAATGGAGCTGGAAAAACAACTTTTTTAAGAACTCTTTCTGGCCTCATAAAACCAAATACAGGACAAATTCATTTTTTAAAGAAAAATATCACTCAACTTCCCACCCATGAAATTGTAAGTTTAGGAGTGAGCCAATCTCCTGAAGGACGCATGGTTTTTCCAGATATGACGATCAAAGAAAATTTAATCATGGGGTGTTACTGTTTTAATTATTCAAAAGCCGAAATTCAAAATAATATTGATAGAATGGTGACTTGGTTTCCACGCCTCGGCGAGCGCATGTCGCAAAAAGCAATTCTCTTGTCAGGAGGTGAGCAACAAATGCTTGCCATTGCTCGCGCGCTCATGGCAAAACCCAAGTTGCTTCTATTGGATGAGCCTAGTTTAGGAATCGCTCCCATAGTCGTTCAACAAATTTTTAAAATCATCGTTGAACTCAATCGTGAAGGTGTAACGATTTTGCTTGCGGAACAAAATGCACGATTGGCTTTAAAAATCTCTCACAGAGCCTATGTGTTAGAATTAGGCGCACTCCTGAAACAGGGAAAGGCATCATCCCTCCTCCACGACAAAGACGTTCAACGAGCTTATCTCGGAGGATAA
- a CDS encoding sensor histidine kinase: protein MNKIQNNLKPKILIVEDEAILAKALEETLNIIGYEVTGIADNGMKAILLAISSDADLVLMDIRLKGKMDGVEAAEKIREQKKVPIVFLTANQDSATFERAKIEGAYGYILKPFQERELQIVIDIALNQFKERKNNSDMEHALLNSEKLAIVGTLSSGIIHDINSPLTNIFLNIEMLNKKILNDSDIVIPPQVENVIKNIEKNAHSISTTVKNYRSMIESTDAEVSTEFNIKLLCKEVLEVCGYLALEKKVKFKELSSVSDTKVCFGRTSLFQVMVNLIRNACDAVENTKDAWVQILWEDSSPNFIILKVIDSGVGIPADIHTKIFETLFTTKSPGKGTGLGLSLCKRILDKFKGSIELDINYPNTCFILKIPKNN from the coding sequence ATGAACAAAATTCAAAATAATCTAAAACCTAAAATATTAATTGTGGAAGATGAAGCTATTCTTGCTAAAGCTCTTGAAGAAACATTGAACATCATTGGTTATGAAGTAACTGGTATTGCAGATAATGGAATGAAAGCTATTTTATTAGCTATATCCAGTGATGCTGATTTGGTTTTAATGGATATTCGTTTAAAAGGAAAAATGGATGGTGTGGAAGCTGCCGAAAAAATTAGAGAACAAAAGAAAGTTCCTATTGTTTTTCTAACGGCAAATCAAGATTCCGCCACATTTGAACGCGCTAAAATTGAAGGTGCTTATGGGTATATTTTGAAACCCTTTCAAGAGAGAGAATTGCAAATTGTAATTGATATTGCATTAAATCAATTTAAAGAAAGAAAAAATAATTCTGACATGGAGCATGCTTTATTAAATTCTGAAAAATTAGCAATTGTAGGAACTTTATCTTCAGGAATTATTCACGACATCAATTCTCCATTGACAAACATTTTTTTAAATATCGAAATGCTCAATAAAAAAATATTAAATGATTCAGATATTGTTATTCCTCCTCAAGTTGAAAATGTCATTAAAAATATCGAAAAAAATGCACATTCAATTAGCACCACTGTTAAAAACTATAGAAGTATGATTGAATCAACTGATGCCGAAGTTTCTACAGAGTTTAATATTAAGTTATTATGTAAAGAAGTTCTTGAAGTTTGTGGTTATTTAGCTCTTGAAAAAAAAGTTAAGTTTAAAGAATTATCAAGCGTTTCTGATACAAAAGTTTGTTTTGGTAGAACATCATTATTTCAAGTTATGGTGAATTTAATTCGCAATGCTTGTGATGCTGTTGAAAATACAAAGGATGCTTGGGTTCAAATATTATGGGAAGACTCCTCTCCTAATTTTATTATATTGAAAGTGATTGATAGTGGTGTAGGAATCCCTGCAGATATACATACTAAAATTTTTGAAACATTGTTTACGACAAAAAGTCCGGGTAAAGGAACAGGGTTAGGATTAAGTCTATGTAAAAGAATTTTAGATAAATTTAAAGGCAGTATAGAGCTTGATATCAATTATCCAAATACATGCTTTATTTTAAAAATACCAAAGAATAATTAA
- a CDS encoding biliverdin-producing heme oxygenase, which produces MNIKNNSFPKIHDLLKEATASLHKKVENVNTLTFDRPSINHYIQYISIMYRILNPIEKELLKYRVSLEEIFNININAFIRIPLLKLDLQQLNIPESNLTPSHFIPCINSIPQCLGILYVLEGSNLGGQVLYKKLSSIHGDKLKGAMNFLLGKGSETFKNWKYFLNHLIEYSELNPNHNEEIIKYAKKIFECFEKEFAN; this is translated from the coding sequence ATGAACATAAAAAATAATTCATTTCCTAAAATTCATGACTTGCTTAAGGAAGCAACAGCATCTTTACATAAAAAAGTTGAAAACGTAAATACCTTAACTTTCGACAGACCCAGCATAAATCATTATATTCAATATATTTCCATTATGTATCGTATACTCAATCCCATTGAAAAAGAATTGCTAAAATATAGAGTTTCCTTAGAAGAAATTTTTAATATAAATATAAATGCATTTATTCGAATTCCATTGCTAAAATTAGACCTGCAACAATTAAATATTCCCGAATCAAATTTAACTCCATCTCATTTTATTCCATGTATAAACTCAATACCTCAGTGTCTTGGAATATTATATGTTTTGGAAGGTTCAAATTTAGGAGGACAAGTCCTTTACAAAAAATTATCGTCAATTCATGGAGATAAACTCAAAGGAGCAATGAATTTTCTACTTGGCAAAGGCTCTGAAACTTTTAAAAATTGGAAATACTTCTTGAATCATTTAATTGAATATTCTGAATTAAATCCTAATCATAATGAAGAAATTATTAAATATGCCAAAAAAATATTTGAATGTTTTGAGAAAGAATTTGCAAATTAA
- the panC gene encoding pantoate--beta-alanine ligase codes for MALSVITRRRELLIFLKEQKSMGKSIGFVPTMGALHEGHGKLISQSASENDCTVISIFVNPKQFGPKEDFSKYPRTFHDDMNVAEHHGAQVIFTPTIEEMFPSTFQTQVIVQGISEVLCGQYRPGHFNGVTTVVLLLLNLMQPHKMYLGQKDFQQLQVIRKMIDDLALHTEIVMVPTVREQDGLALSSRNRYLSPASRKKASAIPKALAVIAKSYLSGEKSVEKLFKIASSELNKENLIPQYFEFRSTALLTQKCEILVDKEAVVAIAIIIEFEGTCTRLIDNIVLGNDSASTNALTDLIAKALG; via the coding sequence GTGGCTCTTTCGGTAATCACACGTCGCCGTGAACTTCTGATTTTTCTTAAAGAACAAAAATCAATGGGAAAATCAATTGGGTTTGTACCTACCATGGGTGCACTTCATGAGGGACATGGCAAACTTATTTCACAGTCTGCATCGGAAAACGATTGCACCGTTATTTCTATTTTTGTAAACCCCAAGCAGTTTGGACCCAAAGAAGATTTTTCAAAATATCCACGGACATTTCATGATGATATGAATGTCGCAGAACATCATGGGGCACAAGTAATATTTACGCCCACCATTGAAGAAATGTTTCCTTCCACATTTCAAACTCAAGTTATTGTTCAAGGAATAAGTGAAGTCTTATGTGGTCAGTACAGACCAGGACATTTTAATGGAGTCACCACCGTCGTTTTACTTTTATTGAATTTAATGCAACCCCACAAAATGTACTTAGGTCAAAAAGACTTTCAACAGCTTCAAGTCATTAGAAAAATGATAGATGACTTGGCTCTCCACACTGAAATTGTCATGGTTCCCACTGTAAGAGAACAAGATGGTTTGGCTCTTAGCAGCCGCAATCGTTATTTAAGCCCCGCATCTCGGAAAAAAGCTTCTGCCATCCCAAAGGCTCTTGCCGTTATTGCAAAATCCTATTTGTCTGGAGAAAAATCCGTAGAAAAACTTTTCAAAATTGCCTCTTCCGAACTCAATAAAGAAAACCTCATTCCCCAGTATTTTGAATTCCGTAGTACAGCTTTATTAACTCAAAAATGCGAAATACTTGTAGATAAAGAGGCTGTGGTCGCTATTGCTATTATCATTGAATTTGAAGGAACGTGTACGCGGCTTATTGACAACATCGTGCTTGGCAACGATTCTGCATCAACTAATGCACTTACTGATCTTATTGCAAAGGCATTAGGTTAG
- a CDS encoding chemotaxis protein CheW, with amino-acid sequence MENFDCKVLWIDDEPNILEGYEYVIKEAGYTPLLAVSPEQGIELFKEEVHDIVFVLCDFRMPKMSGFDVRQAIMSYDDSIPFGIVSSFVTKEMALEALSLKVCGFYDKPIDIQQIVELIKKESAPRKQFIKENRIIESVFVEESHAILDEIEPLLLSLNYDRGNSDILKSIARGAHTLKGSSGCLSSNIITKYVHKYEDLVSGLIKKELILTDEVYETLFKGLDRIKELVSSVVTKKLRNYKIDDIIKEVTLDFSKYQFEEKIKAIENLKEPIKEAALGQAPVQKQKESISVPIFMLDELSTFSGEITVIRNMVNKIIRSLENKYIDNKEIQGLSELFDEMHKINGTIQNRITDLCKVPLSGVFKPIPRILRDLARDLGKSIQLEIHGENIRVDNSLVLVCSNSLIHLIRNSADHGIEIPDERIKIGKPSMGTVQIFCTENNNELQIIIKDDGKGIDPNKVKNKALEKELYSFDELNLMTEQQIFEIIFSSGFSTASKITDVSGRGVGMDMVKTSVKSVGGSIQIDSILGKGTTFIMRLPKPKSVLIINSLLIKCGDQCFAIPQDSILHVIHIEKEQYHNLVQKIADGFVIRADNTLYPLVNLQKVLSISGFSKESKLEKYAEIMEILIVQSENFMYALQVDEILDSEEIVLKSINSCFNYKGIYAGATFMGDGSIGLILDIKNIAELSGIKSLSSYQKNLNTEKVFSKILKTSEEISTTQNYLLFHAESKSIFGIPLDQVFRLEEIPKKQIQMSGCEEVVIYRDAIMPIYVVDKILNLKYNKTELKTQKDVISVIVTRNENGYKGLVVSEVLDIALGDKEYSKEIVDREGISGNTFILDKNVTILDMKKIFNSKQNVDII; translated from the coding sequence ATGGAAAACTTTGACTGCAAAGTACTCTGGATTGATGATGAGCCCAATATTTTGGAAGGATATGAATATGTCATAAAAGAAGCGGGTTATACACCCCTTTTAGCCGTTTCTCCAGAACAAGGAATTGAATTATTTAAAGAAGAAGTTCACGATATTGTATTTGTCCTTTGTGATTTTAGAATGCCTAAAATGAGTGGATTTGATGTGAGACAGGCTATTATGTCTTACGATGATTCCATTCCCTTTGGCATTGTTTCTTCATTTGTTACAAAGGAAATGGCATTAGAAGCTCTCTCTCTAAAAGTTTGTGGCTTTTATGATAAGCCCATTGATATTCAGCAAATTGTTGAATTGATAAAAAAAGAATCCGCTCCTCGTAAGCAATTTATAAAAGAAAATAGAATTATTGAAAGTGTTTTTGTTGAAGAAAGTCATGCCATACTTGATGAAATTGAACCTTTGTTACTATCTTTAAATTATGATCGTGGGAATTCTGATATTTTAAAATCAATTGCGAGAGGCGCTCATACCTTAAAAGGTTCCAGTGGGTGTTTAAGTTCTAATATTATAACAAAATATGTTCATAAATATGAAGATCTTGTTTCTGGACTCATAAAAAAAGAACTCATTTTAACTGATGAAGTTTATGAAACTTTATTTAAAGGACTAGACCGCATTAAAGAGTTGGTCTCAAGTGTCGTTACTAAAAAACTTAGAAATTATAAAATTGATGACATAATTAAAGAAGTGACTTTGGATTTTTCAAAATATCAGTTTGAAGAAAAAATCAAAGCAATTGAAAATTTAAAGGAACCTATAAAAGAAGCGGCATTAGGGCAAGCTCCGGTACAAAAGCAAAAAGAATCTATTTCAGTCCCTATTTTTATGCTTGATGAACTTTCAACATTTTCTGGAGAAATTACTGTTATACGCAATATGGTCAATAAAATCATACGCAGTTTGGAAAATAAATATATTGATAATAAAGAAATTCAAGGGTTGAGTGAATTATTTGATGAAATGCACAAAATCAATGGTACCATTCAAAATCGTATTACAGATTTATGTAAAGTACCACTATCTGGAGTTTTTAAACCCATACCTCGCATTTTAAGAGATTTGGCGAGAGATTTGGGGAAATCAATTCAATTAGAGATTCATGGTGAAAATATTCGAGTGGATAATAGTTTAGTTCTTGTTTGTAGTAATAGCTTAATACATTTAATACGCAACAGTGCTGATCATGGTATTGAAATTCCCGATGAGAGAATTAAAATAGGCAAGCCTTCTATGGGAACTGTTCAAATATTTTGTACTGAAAATAATAATGAATTACAAATTATTATAAAAGATGATGGCAAAGGAATTGATCCAAATAAAGTTAAAAACAAAGCACTTGAAAAAGAACTTTACTCCTTTGATGAACTTAATTTAATGACCGAGCAACAAATTTTTGAAATTATTTTTTCATCTGGTTTTAGCACTGCTTCAAAAATTACTGATGTTTCGGGGCGAGGTGTTGGAATGGATATGGTAAAAACATCTGTAAAATCGGTGGGAGGAAGTATACAAATTGATTCCATTTTGGGTAAGGGAACAACATTTATTATGAGATTGCCTAAGCCTAAATCTGTTTTAATAATCAATTCACTACTTATTAAATGCGGAGATCAGTGTTTTGCTATTCCTCAAGATTCTATTTTGCATGTGATTCATATTGAGAAAGAGCAATATCACAATTTAGTGCAAAAAATTGCAGATGGTTTTGTTATTCGTGCTGATAACACTCTTTATCCTTTAGTTAATTTACAGAAAGTTTTAAGTATTTCTGGCTTCTCAAAAGAAAGTAAGCTAGAAAAATATGCAGAAATTATGGAAATTCTTATCGTTCAATCAGAGAATTTTATGTATGCTTTGCAAGTAGATGAAATATTAGATTCAGAAGAAATTGTGTTAAAAAGCATAAATTCATGTTTTAATTATAAAGGAATTTATGCTGGAGCTACATTTATGGGAGATGGGTCTATCGGATTAATTTTAGATATTAAAAATATTGCAGAGCTTTCTGGAATTAAATCTTTATCTTCTTATCAAAAAAATTTGAATACAGAAAAAGTATTTTCTAAAATTCTAAAAACAAGTGAAGAAATTTCGACGACTCAAAATTATTTATTATTTCATGCAGAGTCAAAATCTATTTTTGGAATTCCACTTGATCAAGTATTTCGTCTTGAAGAAATACCTAAAAAGCAGATTCAAATGAGTGGCTGTGAAGAAGTCGTTATTTATCGAGATGCCATTATGCCCATATATGTTGTTGATAAGATATTAAATTTAAAATATAATAAAACCGAATTAAAAACACAGAAAGATGTCATTTCAGTTATAGTAACAAGAAATGAAAATGGTTACAAAGGACTTGTGGTATCAGAAGTATTAGACATTGCTTTAGGGGATAAAGAATATTCAAAAGAAATTGTCGATCGCGAGGGGATTTCTGGAAATACTTTTATACTTGATAAAAATGTCACTATTCTTGATATGAAAAAAATTTTTAATTCTAAACAGAATGTTGACATAATTTAG